In Cystobacter fuscus DSM 2262, the genomic stretch TCGATGAGCCGCTCGGCCTCCTCCAGCGAGGGGGTGCGCAGCACGCGGTAGCCCTCGTGGGTGAGCAGGCCGCGCATGCGGCCGGACAGCTCCCCGTCCGTGGTGACCACGAGGATGGAGTGGCGCGAGTCGTCCATCACCCGCGACACGACGCCCGAGCCCGCCCGGGCCGAGGGCAGCGCGAAGCAGAAGGTGGCGCCCTCGCCCGGCTCGCCGTGGACCTCGATGTGGCCGCCGTGCTGCTCGACGATGGCCTGGGAGATGGCCAGGCCCAGGCCGGTGCCGCCCTTGGTGCGCGAGTCCGAGCTGTCGATCTGCTGGAACTTGCCGAAGAGCCGGTCGCGCTTGTCCGGGGGGATGCCGGGCCCCTGGTCCTTCACGGTGAAGCGCACCTGGCCCCGGGCGTCCTGGGCGGCTGTCACCTCCACCTCGCCGTCCACGGGGGAGAACTTGATGGCGTTGGAGACGAGGTTGGTGAGCACCTGGATGAGCCGATCCCGGTCCGCCCGCACCGTGCCGGCGCCGATGACCTGGTGGCGCAGGCGCACGCGCGCGCCATCCGCCATGGCCTGCACGCCGCTGAAGGTGGTCTCGATGACCTCGGCGCTCTCCACCGGCTGGAGCTTGAGCTCCAGCATGCCGGACTCCATCTTCTCCAGGTCGAGGATGTCGTTGATGAGGCGGATGAGGCGCTCGGTGTTGGAGCAGGCGATGCGCACCATGTCCCGCGCGGCCGCGGGAAGCTCCCCGAGGATGCCGCCATCCAGCAGGCCCAGCGAGCCGCGGATGGAGGTGAGGGGCGTGCGCAGCTCGTGGCTCACCGTGGAGACGAACTCGTTCTTCAGCCGCTCCACCTCCTGGCGCTCGGTGATGTCGCGCACGTAGGTGGTGAAGCGCGGGGGGCCCTCGCTGCGCACCCGCAGGAGCGTGAGCTCGGCGGGAAAGCTGGAGCCGTCGGTGCGCAGGGCGGGCAATTCCAGGCGCGTGGCCTGGCCCGCCACGGCGTCGGCGCGCAGGGCCCGCGTCACCGCCTGGTGCTGCTCGGGCCTCACCGACGCGGACAGCACGAGCGAGCGGAAGTCGCGGCCCAGGGCCTCGGCGCCGCGCAGTCGGAAGATGTGCTCCGCGGCGGGGTTGAAGTCCAGGATGCGGCCCGCCTCGTCCAGGGTGATGATGCCGTCGAGGGCGCTCTCCAGGATGGCCGCCTTGCGCGCCTCGCTCTCGCGCAGCTCCGCGTTGGCGGTGGACAGCGCCGCGGTGCGCTCCTCCACCCGCCGCTCCAGCTCCGCGTTGAGGGTGTCGAGCGCCTCGCCCGCGCGGGTGAGGCGCCAGAGCACCCGCAGCACGAAGGCGGAGAGCAGCAGGGTGAGGACGAAGAGGACGATGCGGAAGCGCTCGGCGCGCGCCTGCGCCTGCTCGTGCACCTGGAAGTAGGTGCTGATGATCTGATCGGCCGCGGGACTGGCGGCGCGTTCCACCAGGAGCTGGAGCGTCTCCCGGACCTCCTTCGCCCGGGCGAGCAGACCCCGGGCCTCCGCTTCCAGCTTCGCGCGCGTTGCCTCCGTGTCGGGCTGGCCGGTCAGCTCCCTCGCGAGGGCGGCGAGTGTGTCCTCCAGGTGGGGCAGGTCACCGTCCTCCGCGCCGCCACGGATGGCTCGCGTGAGCAGCCGGACCCGCTCGCGGGGCTCTCCGGGCGGCTGCCTGGTGACGAGCTCGGAGGACGTCCGCTCCAGGTTCGTCTGGAGTTCGTCGCGGCGCCGCTCGAGCTGCCGCAGACGTGTGTGCAGCAGCTCCTCGTCCACCAGCGCGCGCACGTAGCCGTCCAGCGCGGTGCTCAACTTCCGCTGCTCCTCGGCCCGCCACTGGGGCGGGAAGCGCCGCAGCTCCTCCGCCTCGCTCCGCAGCCTGGCGAAGGACTCCGGTGGGCTGTCCGCCGTGTCCGACAGGCCCAGGTGGAACTGGAGCAGGTCTCGCTCCAGCGCGTTGCTCTCCACCCGGAGCTGGCGCAGCCGGAGGCGGTATTGATCGTACTCGGTGGAGGCGAGGGGACGGCCCAGCGCGAAGACGATGCACAGGAGCGCGAGGGCCCCCGTGGCGAGCAGGGTGCGCTGGGCGAAGCGGGCTCTCACGGCGGGAAGTTTCATCGCGCGGAGGACGGCGGGCTCAGGTGGGCGGCAACAGCTTCTTGATGTCCGCGGGCAGGGTGAGCGGATTGAAGGGCTTGCCGATGACGCCCACGGCGCCCAGCTCCAGGTAGCGCGCCACCTCCTGCTTCTGGATCTTCGCCGTCATGAAGATGACGGGCGTGGTCGCGGTGGCCTCCTGGGCCCGGAGCCGGGCGAGGGTGGTGGGCCCGTCCATGCCCGGCATCATCACGTCCAGGAGGATGAGGTCGGGCCGCTCGGCGGCGGCCTTGGTCAGCGCGTCGGCCCCGGACGAGGCGAGCACCGTCTGCCAGCCGCCCACGCGGCTCAGGCTCACCTGGCCGATGGTGCGGATGTCGTCCTCGTCATCCACGAGCAGGACCTTGTGAATCGTCATGAGCAACCTCCGGGCGCGGGGGCGCCAACGCTCAAGCGTGCCCTGGCCATGCGCCGGGGCCCTGGTGGGTGGCTGGCCTCCCCCCGTGCTTCAGAACCGCGAGAGCGCCAGGAACGTCTTCATCTTCTCGTTCGACTCTCGCAGCCGCACGGACAGGGTCCGGACGAAGCTCCACAACAGGACATACGCCAGATCCTTGTCCGTGAACATCAGCTGATCCAGCTGCTCACGTTCAATGACCCACAGCGTACACGCGGTATGGGCGAACGCGTCGGCCGAGCGGGGAATGTCCTCGATGACCGACATCTCCCCGAAGTACTGGCCCTTTTCCAGGATGGCGAGCGCCTCCTCGCCCATGCCGGGCACCTGCTGGGAGATGCGCACCTTGCCCTCCAGGAGGATGAACATCTCCTTGCCCACCTCCCCCTCCCGGAACAGACAGGCGCCCGCTTCGTAGCCTCGGGGCCGGGCGATCGTCGCCACCCGGTGGAGTTGACTGTGGGTGAGGCCCTCGAAGAGCGCAACCTTCTTGAGGAGCAAGGCATCCATGGTGTCGCAGCTTCGTACCATGACCGGAGGGGCTCTGGTACGGTGGCAACCCCTTTCCCTTCGAGAAACAGGAGCGACGACCCGTGGCGGAGAAGATCAACAAGGTGACCATCATCGGCTCGGGGCCCGCGGGCTACACCGCGGCCATCTATGCCGCGCGCGCCAATCTGCAGCCGGTCATGTTCGCCGGTGGACCCACGCTCGAGGACGCGCAGCGCGTGCCCGGCGGCCAGCTCATGGTCACCACCGAGGTGGAGAACTATCCGGGTTTCCCCACGGGCATCACCGGGCCGGAGCTGATGGATCATTTCCAGAAGCAGGCCGAGCGCTTTGGCACCGTCATCCACATGGAGAACGTGGTGAAGGTGGACCTGTCCAAGCGCCCCTTCTTCATCCAGGGCGAGTCGGAGAGCTGTTACTCGGAGACCGTCATCATCGCCACCGGGGCGAGCGCCAAGTGGCTGCACGTCAAGGGCGAGGACCAGTTCAAGAACCGGGGTGTGTCCGCGTGCGCCACGTGCGACGGGGCCTTCTTCAAGAACCAGGACGTGCTGGTGGTGGGCGGTGGCGACACCGCCATGGAGGAGGCCACGTACCTGGCGAAGATCGTCAAGAGCGTCACCGTCGTCCACCGGCGTGACTCCCTGCGCGCCTCGAAGGTGATGCAGGACCGGGCGCTGAAGAACCCGAAGATTTCCTTCATGTGGGACAGCGCCGTCGAGGAGGTGCTGGGCAACGAGCGCGGAATGACGGCCGCCGTGGTGCGCAACCTCAAGACGGGCGACGCGCGGCAGGTGGAGGCCACGGGCCTGTTCGTGGCCATCGGGCACACGCCCACCACGAACCTGTTCCAGGGCGTGCTGGAGCTGCACCCCTCGGGCTACCTCAAGACGGTGCCCGGCAGCACCCGCACGTCGCTGCCCGGAGTGTTCGCTTGTGGCGACGTGCAGGACAGCTACTACCGCCAGGCCATCACCGCCGCGGGCTCGGGCTGCATGGCCGCCATCGACGCGGAGCGCTGGCTCATCGAGGAAGGCGCCTGAGCCCCCCATGAGCACGAGCACCAAACCCCAGACGGTGGCGGTCCACGCGGGCTCGCGGCTCACGGGCAGCAAGTCGCAGCCCGTGGTGCCGCACATCCAGATGTCCGCGGTGAGCTTCTTCGAGAACAGCGACGAGCTGGACGAGGCCCTGGACGGCAAGGACTACGTCTACTCGCGCATCGCCGCGCCCAACGCGGCGCTCCTGGAGGAGGCGGTGGCGGCGCTGGAGGGCACCGAGGCGTGCGTGGCCTACTCCAGTGGCATGGCCGCGCTGCGTGCCGTCTTCGATGCGCAGCGCTTGCGGCCGGGGGACACGCTCGTGATGCCGGCGGATGGCTATGGCGTCACCCGCCTGCTCTTCAAGAACCTGGCCGAGCGGGCGGGGGCGCGCATCGAGGCGCTCGTGCTCTCGGAGCCCTCCGCGCCCGAGCGTCTGCGCGCGCTGCGCCCCCGGCTCGTGCTCGCCGAGAGCATCACCAACCCGCTCTTGCGCGTGCCGGACCTCGAGGCGCTGTCCCGGGCCTGCCGGGAGGTGGGCGCGTTGCTGGCGGTGGACGCGACGTTCCCGTCTCCGCATGGCCAGCGGCCGTGCGCGCTGGGGGCGGACTACTCCATCCAGTCCACGACGAAGTGGCTCAACGGGCACAGCGATGCGTTGGGCGGCACGGTGAGCGGCAGCCGCGAGAAGCTCGCGCCCCTGCGTTCCGCGCGCCTGCTCAACGGGGACGTCCTGGGACCCTTCGAGGCGTGGCTCACCCTGCGCGGGGTGCGCACCCTGCCGGTGCGCATGAAGGTCCATGCCGAGAACGCGGCGCACGTGGCCCGGCGGCTCTCCGACTGCAAGCTCCTCTCGCGCGTGCACTACCCGGGCCTGCCGGACCATCCGGATCACGCGGTGGCCCGTCGCGTCCTGCACGGAGGTTTTGGCGGCATGGTGGCCTTCGACATCCAGGGGGCGGGCCGTCCGGAGTGCTTCCGTTTCCTGGAGGCGGTGAAGCTCGCGCGCGCGGCGCCCTCGCTCGGAGACGTGGGCACGCTGGTGATGCACGCGGCCAGCGCGAGCGCGCGCCGCATGACTCCCGAGGAGCGGCAGGCGGCCGGTATCGGCGAGAGCCTCATCCGTGTCTCGGTGGGGTTGGAAGATCCAGATGACATCGCCGACGACTTGATCGCCGCGGTGTCGGAGGCGGTGAAGCGGTGAAGATGGTGGATGTGGGAGGCAAGGAGAAGACGGAGCGGGTGGCGGTGGCCACCGCGCGGTTGCGCATGCTGCCGGCGACGCTCGAGCGCATCCTCCAGGGCAAGGTGGAGAAGGGGGATGTGCTGGCCGCCGCGCGGCTCGCCGGGGTGATGGCGGCCAAGCGCACGCCGGATGTCATCCCGCTGTGTCACCCCATCGCCCTGTCGGGCGTGGAGGTGGAGCTGACCCCAGTGGAGGACGGGCTGGAGTTCCGCGTGACGGTGCGCACGGTGGACAGAACCGGCGTGGAGATGGAGGCGCTCACCGCGGCGTGCGCGGCGGCCCTCACCGTCTACGACATGTGCAAGAGCGTGGACCGGGGCATGGTGCTCGAGCGCGTCCAGTTGGATCACAAGGCCGGGGGCCGCTCCGGGACGTGGGATCGGGGCCAGGGCGCGTAGGCCCCGCGCGGCTCAGGACTTCGCGGGCCGCTCGCCCACCAGGGTCCTGAGCTGGGCGATGAGTTGGTCGGGCTCGAGGGACTTGGGGATGTGCATCTGGAACCCCGCCTCGAGCACCTGGAGGCGATCCTCCTCGCGCATGTGGGCGGTGAACGCGGCGGCGGGCACCTGGCTGATGGGTCCGCTCATCGCGCGCACCTTGCGGATGAGGCTGTAGCCGTCCTCCCGGGGCATGGCGATGTCGCACACCAGCGCGTCGAACCCGCTGGTGCCGTCCAGGATGGAGAGCGCGCTGGCCACGCTCCCCACCGCCTCCACGCGCGCGCCATGGTGTTCGAGGATCGACGCCACCGCCGTGCGCGTGAGCGCGTCGTCCTCCACCAGCAGCAGCCGGAGGCCCTCGAGCTGGAGCGCGATGGCGCTCGTGTTCTCGGCGCGAGGGGGCTCGCCGGTGTCCTCGTGCGCGGGCAGCCACACGGTGAAGAGCGCGCCCTGGCCCCGGCCCGG encodes the following:
- a CDS encoding ATP-binding protein; protein product: MRARFAQRTLLATGALALLCIVFALGRPLASTEYDQYRLRLRQLRVESNALERDLLQFHLGLSDTADSPPESFARLRSEAEELRRFPPQWRAEEQRKLSTALDGYVRALVDEELLHTRLRQLERRRDELQTNLERTSSELVTRQPPGEPRERVRLLTRAIRGGAEDGDLPHLEDTLAALARELTGQPDTEATRAKLEAEARGLLARAKEVRETLQLLVERAASPAADQIISTYFQVHEQAQARAERFRIVLFVLTLLLSAFVLRVLWRLTRAGEALDTLNAELERRVEERTAALSTANAELRESEARKAAILESALDGIITLDEAGRILDFNPAAEHIFRLRGAEALGRDFRSLVLSASVRPEQHQAVTRALRADAVAGQATRLELPALRTDGSSFPAELTLLRVRSEGPPRFTTYVRDITERQEVERLKNEFVSTVSHELRTPLTSIRGSLGLLDGGILGELPAAARDMVRIACSNTERLIRLINDILDLEKMESGMLELKLQPVESAEVIETTFSGVQAMADGARVRLRHQVIGAGTVRADRDRLIQVLTNLVSNAIKFSPVDGEVEVTAAQDARGQVRFTVKDQGPGIPPDKRDRLFGKFQQIDSSDSRTKGGTGLGLAISQAIVEQHGGHIEVHGEPGEGATFCFALPSARAGSGVVSRVMDDSRHSILVVTTDGELSGRMRGLLTHEGYRVLRTPSLEEAERLIEVGAPDALVVDPRHTEGREIDFVRRLREQPHTRELPIIMLTEQHEGSVQPLLVDWMLKPFDEASFLRTVRYAVRQPGQARVLLVDDDVTTRQVLRTQLERLGAVCYEAQDGEDAVALARATPPDLIVLDVGLPRMDGFEVVDILRQGKGRGTPLIVFTGRDLSSVDEHQLTLGHTRHHIKTRTTEEALMTSVRELLNGLLAPHEGGRGPHQEAS
- a CDS encoding response regulator; the encoded protein is MTIHKVLLVDDEDDIRTIGQVSLSRVGGWQTVLASSGADALTKAAAERPDLILLDVMMPGMDGPTTLARLRAQEATATTPVIFMTAKIQKQEVARYLELGAVGVIGKPFNPLTLPADIKKLLPPT
- a CDS encoding cyclic nucleotide-binding domain-containing protein; its protein translation is MDALLLKKVALFEGLTHSQLHRVATIARPRGYEAGACLFREGEVGKEMFILLEGKVRISQQVPGMGEEALAILEKGQYFGEMSVIEDIPRSADAFAHTACTLWVIEREQLDQLMFTDKDLAYVLLWSFVRTLSVRLRESNEKMKTFLALSRF
- the trxB gene encoding thioredoxin-disulfide reductase, which produces MAEKINKVTIIGSGPAGYTAAIYAARANLQPVMFAGGPTLEDAQRVPGGQLMVTTEVENYPGFPTGITGPELMDHFQKQAERFGTVIHMENVVKVDLSKRPFFIQGESESCYSETVIIATGASAKWLHVKGEDQFKNRGVSACATCDGAFFKNQDVLVVGGGDTAMEEATYLAKIVKSVTVVHRRDSLRASKVMQDRALKNPKISFMWDSAVEEVLGNERGMTAAVVRNLKTGDARQVEATGLFVAIGHTPTTNLFQGVLELHPSGYLKTVPGSTRTSLPGVFACGDVQDSYYRQAITAAGSGCMAAIDAERWLIEEGA
- a CDS encoding trans-sulfuration enzyme family protein, producing the protein MSTSTKPQTVAVHAGSRLTGSKSQPVVPHIQMSAVSFFENSDELDEALDGKDYVYSRIAAPNAALLEEAVAALEGTEACVAYSSGMAALRAVFDAQRLRPGDTLVMPADGYGVTRLLFKNLAERAGARIEALVLSEPSAPERLRALRPRLVLAESITNPLLRVPDLEALSRACREVGALLAVDATFPSPHGQRPCALGADYSIQSTTKWLNGHSDALGGTVSGSREKLAPLRSARLLNGDVLGPFEAWLTLRGVRTLPVRMKVHAENAAHVARRLSDCKLLSRVHYPGLPDHPDHAVARRVLHGGFGGMVAFDIQGAGRPECFRFLEAVKLARAAPSLGDVGTLVMHAASASARRMTPEERQAAGIGESLIRVSVGLEDPDDIADDLIAAVSEAVKR
- the moaC gene encoding cyclic pyranopterin monophosphate synthase MoaC encodes the protein MKMVDVGGKEKTERVAVATARLRMLPATLERILQGKVEKGDVLAAARLAGVMAAKRTPDVIPLCHPIALSGVEVELTPVEDGLEFRVTVRTVDRTGVEMEALTAACAAALTVYDMCKSVDRGMVLERVQLDHKAGGRSGTWDRGQGA